From Vigna unguiculata cultivar IT97K-499-35 chromosome 5, ASM411807v1, whole genome shotgun sequence, the proteins below share one genomic window:
- the LOC114185505 gene encoding protein OCTOPUS — protein MNPTTTQPPPPSLPPPSLPPPPPLLQPHRPSTSCDRHPQENFTGFCPSCLCERLAVLDPNSSSSSAAARKPPSSSTAAAALKTIFRSSVASRRPPPSSLPELRRTKSFSASKNEALSGFFEPQRKSCDVRGRSTLFTLFNQEAEVETRHLPSSSVVQKPVLESEEEDDEEEEEEKDNIVVHDVTDNKVPESPLPQPVNAENRVSEIVEEESETVPEPAEADLADEEALKAMKDHMDLDSQTKKTSGRDLKGSFWSAASVFSKKLQKWRQKQKMKKRERNGVVVGSGTLLPVEKPIARQFRETQSEIADYGFGRRSCDTDPRFSLDAARMSFDFEEPRASWDGYLMARTAPTFAVPPRMPTMIEDAPAPVQVLRTDSLIPVEEPEYEETLTLNLNQNLNLSVNHNVNANPNLPGGSTQTKEYYSDSSSRRRKSLDRSSSIRRTAAAVVAEMDELKSVSNASATTNAKVTPAASADYVHNPLRDSNLNSNSLRDDGCEKGASKKSSSRWSKAWSIWGLIHRRGSKEEDGGGNGNGNGNGVERSYSESWQEYRGGERNGDVRGGGGGGGGFNPKMMRSNSSVSWRNGQGLGGGGFGSVSMRKSDVQGNGLGLGLGGGGGGGKKGRDEFVGLERNRSARYSPNSIDNNGLLRLYLGGRRNGSGKGRSNQAHSIARSVLRLY, from the coding sequence ATGAATCCTACTACCACTCAACCCCCACCGCCTTCGTTGCCACCGCCGTCGCTACCGCCGCCGCCACCACTACTCCAGCCTCACCGCCCCTCCACCTCCTGCGACCGCCACCCTCAGGAGAACTTCACCGGCTTCTGCCCTTCATGCCTCTGCGAGCGCCTCGCCGTGCTCGATCCCaactcttcatcttcttccgcCGCCGCACGCAAGCCTCCGAGCTCCTCCACCGCCGCTGCCGCCCTTAAGACCATCTTCCGCTCCTCTGTCGCCTCGCGCCGCCCTCCGCCCTCCTCCCTCCCGGAGCTCCGCCGCACGAAGTCGTTCTCCGCCTCCAAAAACGAAGCCCTTTCCGGTTTCTTCGAACCGCAGAGAAAATCCTGCGACGTAAGAGGTCGCAGCACCCTTTTCACCCTCTTCAACCAGGAAGCCGAAGTCGAAACGCGCCACCTCCCCTCCTCCTCCGTGGTTCAGAAGCCCGTCCTCGAGTCCGAAGAGGAAGACGacgaggaggaagaagaagaaaaagacaaCATTGTCGTTCACGACGTAACCGACAATAAAGTTCCCGAATCCCCTCTACCCCAACCAGTTAACGCGGAAAATAGAGTTTCGGAAATCGTAGAAGAGGAATCAGAAACAGTTCCTGAACCCGCAGAAGCTGACTTGGCAGACGAAGAGGCTCTGAAGGCGATGAAGGACCACATGGATCTGGACTCGCAAACGAAGAAAACCTCTGGTCGAGACCTGAAGGGAAGTTTCTGGTCCGCGGCTTCGGTCTTCAGCAAGAAGCTTCAGAAGTGGAGGCAGAAGCAGAAGATGAAGAAGCGTGAGCGGAACGGCGTCGTTGTGGGCTCCGGCACTCTGCTCCCCGTGGAGAAGCCCATTGCTCGCCAATTCCGCGAAACGCAGTCGGAGATCGCCGACTATGGCTTCGGCCGCCGCTCCTGCGACACCGATCCGCGCTTCTCGCTCGACGCCGCGCGAATGTCGTTCGATTTCGAGGAGCCGCGTGCCTCCTGGGACGGTTATTTAATGGCTAGGACTGCGCCTACTTTCGCCGTTCCTCCGAGGATGCCCACGATGATCGAAGACGCGCCGGCGCCGGTTCAGGTTCTCAGGACTGATTCCCTCATTCCCGTAGAGGAACCTGAATATGAGGAGACTCTCACTCTTAATCTTAATCAAAATCTTAATCTTAGTGTTAATCATAATGTTAATGCTAATCCTAATCTCCCTGGTGGTTCTACTCAGACGAAGGAGTATTATTCGGACTCTTCCTCGCGGAGGAGGAAGAGTCTTGATAGGTCTAGTTCCATTAGAAGGACTGCTGCTGCTGTTGTTGCTGAAATGGACGAGTTGAAGAGTGTTTCGAATGCCAGTGCTACTACTAATGCTAAGGTTACTCCTGCTGCTTCTGCTGATTATGTGCACAATCCCTTGAGGGACTCCAATTTGAATTCCAATTCTTTGAGGGATGATGGTTGTGAGAAAGGGGCTTCTAAGAAGTCATCGAGCCGGTGGAGCAAGGCGTGGAGTATATGGGGATTGATTCACCGGAGAGGGAGTAAGGAGGAGGATGGTGGAGGGAATGGTAATGGCAATGGGAATGGCGTGGAGAGATCGTACTCAGAGTCATGGCAGGAGTATAGAGGTGGGGAGAGAAATGGGGATGTtagaggtggtggtggtggtggtggtggttttaATCCGAAGATGATGAGGAGTAATAGCAGTGTGAGTTGGAGGAATGGGCAGGGTCTAGGTGGTGGAGGGTTTGGGAGTGTGAGTATGAGGAAGAGTGATGTGCAGGGgaatgggcttgggcttgggctcggtggtggtggtggtggtggaaagAAGGGGAGGGATGAGTTTGTTGGGTTGGAGAGGAACCGGAGTGCAAGATACTCGCCAAACAGCATCGATAACAATGGTCTCTTGAGGCTCTACTTGGGCGGCCGGAGAAACGGGTCCGGGAAAGGAAGGTCGAACCAGGCACATTCTATCGCCAGGAGCGTTCTACGGCTGTATTGA